The segment TCCATGGTGTCCATGCTTGCAGGACTGGAGTGCCCGTGCTGGCTGTCTGACATGGGCTGGAGTGCTGAAAATGGGAAAACCCTCAGTGCTTCTGTTACATGGACATTAAAGCTCCTGGCCACCTCTGCAGAGCTTGTACAGACTTCATTTTCTTTGGGACCTCTACTCCTGTTTCAGACTTGGCTGCAGTTGGCCAATAACTTGTTCAGAAGTTATTGGGGAGTGGCTGGTGAGACACAATAATTGCATAAGACCCATTTCTTCAGCAAAGCCGATTCAAGTGTCCAACTTCAGCTGGAAGTTCTGTCTGTCTTTGAATCACGTGCTGATTTAACCTGTCATGCAGTGGGCGTCCCCATTGGGGTGGGGAATCAAAGGTCTGAAAATGCAAAATTGGAAACTGATTCAGAGGATTAACTAGAGAGTGATTGACGACCTTCCACTTGGTTTTGCAGGGCCGAATTCATCAGATAGAATATGCCATGGAAGCAGTGAAACAAGGCTCAGCTACTGTGGGGCTGAAGTCGAAAACACACGCTGTCCTGGTGGCTCTCAAGGTAACTTCTGAACTCTGCTCTCAGTGGGGACAGTAATGTTCATAGAAAGGTTTTGGTTTGGCAGATTAGTTTTGTTCAGTCTGTATTTAGACATGAAATGTAAATGCAATTGCAGGTTCCCTTTGCTTGTGGACTGAAATACTTCCAGTACCTATGCAAGGCAGATCTTCACAAAATGGTGAAGGAAATGcatagaagattttttttccctttaacaGATGTgttcctcttttttttgttttctttctatttgTTATTAAGCAGTAaatatattcctttttttccctaagacTTGAGTAAGTGTctgttctttcttttgttctgaGAGAACTGAAGTGGAATTAGgtttttcttgtcttctgttAGAAGTttataaattgaattttttttttattgtttcatgAACATATTCAGTTCTTGCTATAAATGTTAGCAGATTTCTCCACAGTGCTTGGCAGACTGTTCAGTTTGCTTCATAGTTTTCTCCTTTTATGCATAGAGAGCACagtctgagctggcagctcatcagaaaaaaatcctgtacGTTGACAACCATATTGGTATCTCAATTGCTGGACTTACTGCCGATGCAAGACTCTTGTGGTGAGTATCCTGCTTGTTGACATACACAGTGCTGCAATAATGAGGGAAAGTTCATTCAGACTATTGCAAATGACATTTTCTGCTTTGCTAAGGATTAGTCTTGAGTTGCTGCTTAATGTTGTATTATGCCAAAGACCTCAGCATGAAATTCTGGCAAGTTTTTAACTAGTTGGCAGAAATCTCATTTGTTTGGCCTAAAATTTTGCTCTTTGGTTTTGTTACAAGTAAAACAGTCCTGTCTGGTTTCCCCAGTGTGATAGGGTTTCCAAGCAGTCTGAGAAACTCCATCACTTCTTTTCCTCTGGCAGCTGCTTCTGTGTACACACATTTGAGAAAGTTATTAAAGACCTACAGTGCTGTTTGTGTGGGCTTCAGGGGGGACTTCCTTTTAGCAACTTTGATCAGAAAGGGTGGGAAGTATTTCTGAAATAAGTTTAAttgctgcagtgtcacacagcaATGTTACCATTTAACCTTGCCATTTCTCCAGAGGATCCGTCTCTTGCCTGCGTGAACTTCTACTTTCTTTGCATTTGTATGGCTGAAATACCCAGTTTATACTTTGTCAAACCTGTGGTCAACTTTCTCAATAACAATGATAGGTCATGTAGACATGAAATCATGGAAAGAAATGAAATCATCACCTTTGACCCTTTTTCTCATGAGCAGAGTTGAAACAAAAATGCTTACCTTAACAGACAAGCCTTGAGACAAAACTTCATTGTGTCTTTGATCTGATttgagttttaatttttttctttttttatatttttgctcCCTAGCAATTTCATGCGTCAAGAGTGTTTGGATTCTAGATTTGTGTTTGACAGACCTCTTCCAGTTTCTCGCCTAGTGTCACTAATTGGAAGCAGTATCCTTTTTTTATACAGTTCATAAAAAGACTTTCATCTATCACAGCTTTAAAGTTGAAAAAGTTTTTTGGACAATTCTCTTTGTTCACACTGCTTGTGTATACTTTCAGAGAACATCCCGTAAGGATGCATTTTGGTCCATCTCTGCTTGGTTTAGGAAAATTCTTGGGTAATTATCATATAATTTTGAGATTGTTTCCTTAGCTTTCTTAAGAAACCCAGATTCCAACTCAGCGCTACGGCAGGAGGCCCTATGGAGTAGGACTGCTCATCGCAGGCTATGATGTGAGtaagctgctctggctgctaCTGATCTGCAGGAAAATGTGCTCAGGGAAACTTTATGCAGCAAATAGATGTTGAGAGGGAAAGATGGAAGAGGCAGACTTGTCAAAATTCTCTGAATAAcgaaataattttctgtatcTTACTCTAAAACAACTCAGAAATGTTAACTAATAGCTAATCTTACCTACGCTTACTGAGTATTTTAAGGTGCAAAGATGAGATTTGTTCATGTAAATATTTTGCAATTGCAATTGGGTGCttgcaaattattattttaaaaactccCAGTAAGAAAATGGATGTGGAAATCGCCGCTGGCCTCTCTCTCACTTGTTTAGCAACAACATTTTGCTTAATGCAGCACACAGAGAATCTCTGTCCTCAAGATTGTTGACATGAGGATGGTTGGAGGAAATTTTGGTGTTGCCTGAAATTTTGGATGGCATGGTTTAGTCTACAGCAAGTTTTTACTTTTTGGTAGATAAGACAGAAAGTGTATAAAATACCTGCTGCAAGCCATGAAGTAGGGAGCATACTTAAGCACAGTGCAATTTGTacaacagagaaagaaacacCTTTTTTGTGCCAGCCATCCTGTCCATTGAAAAGCTGCAGATGAgcaaagtggaaaaaaagaggtttctgtttggttttttttaaattgttgttgtggttttttaaaCAACAGGGTTGAAGGAATTGCATAAGAACAGTAATATGATCagcaatataaaatatatataaaatacatttctgtgCACACATGTAGGTGTGATGTACCATGAAGTAAAATTCTTTTAGAAAATTTCGTGCTCTAGCAGCAGAGTTGGTGTGAATTTATATGTTTGTTTAACATTGTGTGGGGGCTTTCTTCTCTCTTTGTAGGATATGGGCCCTCACATCTTCCAAACTTGTCCCTCTGCAAACTATTTTGACTGCAAAGCAATGTCCATTGGTGCTCGTTCACAGTCAGCACGAACTTACTTGGAGAGGCACATGACTGAGTTCACTGAGTGTGAGTAATGGAACTCTCTCTGCCCACTGGTGTTCATCAGTTCTGCAGTttgtctcctgctgccactccATCCTTTTGCTTTGAGTGAGCTGAAGATAAATATTGTGAGCCAAGTTTGGCATAACTGTAAATCTGCACAAAGATAAAATTTTAGAGAATGTGGCTGAGATTTTCATGTCTTAACGTGTGGGTGTTTATTTCATCTAATGGcaagaaaagctgtgaaaaacaTTCAGAGCCTCTATCCTTTTTAACCCAGGGAAAGTGTTTCCATAGCAGAGCAGGGTTAGTATGTCAGGGCAAGTATTTAGGCGCTGCATTTTAAGtggtaaatttatttttgtatggGATGATGATGAGGAACCATTGAATACCtgcttggaggaaaaaaacttgAATCAAGGCAGTGGTCAAAAATGGATGCACTTGACCTCAGATATAAGGGAAGGCTGGTTTCTCAAGGAAAACTTTTATAACCAGCTCTGCTCAGAAAGGAAAGGAGGTCTTGGAGACAAAGTGACCCAAGCTGATTTTGGAGTTGTCAGCTAGGATTAGGAAGAAGGGGAATGAGTGTCTAGAGGTAATACCATATAGTTTGTCAATGTCTTTCTGATTCCATTTTAAGGTAATCTAAATGAGCTAGTTAAACACGGTCTGCGAGCCCTGAGAGAGACTCTGCCTGCTGAACAGGATCTGACCACCAAGGTAAGGACTGGGTTTCCTTTGCCATTGTTACTTGGAAGTAACTGTGACAAAATTCTTGTGAAGTATGGCTGGCACTGAAGCTTTGAAGCTGCATACTTGTAGATGGTATCTTTATTTCAAGTCACCAGTGTATCTACTGTTCTGTGTTCTTCTCAGATTTAAGTTTCTTCACAAAACCATGTTTTCACTAAATAAGACATTGTTTCCTTGGTGCATTCACTCTCTCTTGAGCTTTGATCAGTGTTTAAGATGCATTACCTGCAGCTGTAGAATCCCAGCATTGCATTGTGAGCACAGTCAACAATTCATTTGACTGTGAAATCACGGTGAGTGAAGGTAATGCACCAACAGTTTACAGAGCATGCAGCATCACAAAGCTGCACAAACTTTTGACAATGAATTGAGGAACTGttgaagaagaaaattctaATTATATCCAATTATCTAccattttccatgttttttttaTTCCTAGCTCACCATGTTTTTTAGAAGtcttaaaatactgaaaatcaAAATGAGGTGAAAATAGGTGGTTTTGAGAAATTGTGTGTGTTattaaatagaaaacaaaatgaaagaaattgaAACCCTTGAATGGCTTATAAGATTTTTAAATATGATAGCTTTTGTAAGTGAAAGCTGTAAAGCCAAAGTTAATTGCAGGAAAATGCTTCTCACTGCTCCCAACCCTTTGCTTGACAGAATGTTTCAATTGGAATTGTGGGCAAAGACATGGAGTTTACCAtctatgatgatgatgatgtagCACCATTCCTAGAAGGTCTTGAGGAGAGACCACAGAGAAAGGTGAGTGGTTCAGATATGAATAAATAGGCTTAGTTGAATGACAGTAATTAGATATGATCTGCTATGTTTAACATAAATTTAACTCTACCACTGGGGCAGAGTTCTGGGAacgcaatttttaaaatatgtaattaCTATATGCACACTACATAATCTTTACTGGTAACTCAGATACTTATTAAATCAATTAATGCTAGATTTATAAATGCCAGGCTGTTCCAATGTCATCTCCTTTCCTCATCTCTGCCCAAGTACGAGTTTTCACTGTCTTACAGCAGCAGTGTATGTTGCATATGTTTCTCACGCCCTTTGCAAGACGCCTCCATAGTCTCCTAATTACCATCTGTGTCCTGCTTGTGCTTAATTTGGATAACAGTCATTTGTGAGCTGTTGGCTGACACGAGCTGCATTTACCACTTGTGGTGCTCCAATGGGGATAAAGCGGATTTGTCAAGTGTTGTCTTCTGCCTCCctaaaacatttcttttccctctctccaaGCCGGTCCCACCTGTTGAAGAAACCGTGGAGAAGGCAGAGGAGCCGATGGAGCACTAGTTGATGGATGAGTTCCTCTGTTAATGTATAATTATCCAGGAACATTTATCCATTTGCTGGTAACTTTATCCTCACCTATATATGTTTTCTGACGCTACATTCTGAGGATTGCTcataaagaaagaaaccaagCAACCTACCTACCCTTAAAAGACAGACAGGAGGACATACCTGGGTGTAACTGCTCGGACAAGAAAGGTGTAATCATTTTCTAAATAGTACATGATACTGTTTTATAAAGAAAAGATACTGTCTTTAACTCCTAAGGACAAGTGGAAATAAATCAATTTCTCGGACTCTGCtgtgagtttggtttttttggtctgAAAAAGCAACTCTTCACAAATAGCAGTGTCATATCAAGGTACCATTGTGTGTTTGACCATTTGTTAGAGTGTTTGCTTAATGTGTAGAACTGAGAGGATCTTAAAATGCCTATGAAACCATAAAATACTCATGGAGCAAACAGGGAACAGCACTTCCCTGGGTCAGCTTTTCCTAGCTGAAAAGGCATGTGTGGTTATGAGGCTGAAGCAGCATGAAGCTGACAACCAGTTGTGGTcaggtttttggggggatttactCACCCCCAGCTCTTAGAATGTCAGTGTTTCTTTAGAGCCTTGGGCCAGAACAGGGCCTTTAGCTCATTGAGGGCTGAATTGGAGTAACAAAAAACCACTGGAAGTTCCCATTAGAGGTCtcctgagctgagctgtggagTCTCTGCATTGCTGCTGAACCAGCAGGTTCTGCAGGGCTTTGTCCCTTCAGCTTGTGTGCCCCTGGTGCTCTTTGGGTTTAAGCTGAATGCCACAAAATTTGGGACTAACAGTGACTTCCTCAGAGTCACCTGCCAGGGAGGCCCAGGGAATTGGTGCTTCCTGGCTGGGATGCTGTGTTTGAAACAAGAATGAGGTCAGTCTTTTCTATGTTGGATCATTCTAATATAATTATTCTCCTCAATCACTGCACTGAAAATTACAAGGAGCAACTTTTGGGGTGGACCCTAATAGGCCCTGATACCTGCTCACtgaacataaaaaaaccccaggccTGGAACTTGCagattaataatttattaatatttattcaACAAAAATTAATAAACCATGGTGCTGTCTTGAACAGGCTTTAAATACAGTCTTGAATCCATACAAATAGTTCAGATATGAAAATAGCAAAAGAACAGTGTCAGGGCTGCATATTTGGTTTATAAGTGCtagaaaaagctgctttttcctaaatttatttttattttggtttttccctgttatttttctatttattttctcccttATTTATTTCCCCCTTTACTCATTTTCCCCCCTCTTactcattttcatttttccccttAATTACTTTTTCACCGTTATTTATGTTTTCctattggtttttttccttcttttccttccccttgcTTCCACATCccattgtttttttctctccctttgcTTCCACATCccattggttttttttctctccccttgTTTACCCCCACATTTTCCCTCCCTTTGCCTTTCCCTTATTGATGTATGTACCCTCTCCTTTATTCATTTTCCGTAATCTATTTTCCAGTTCCTTACTAATTTCCCCcagttgctttttttccccgcctatttatttgttttcttacttatttttcccttcaccatTTCCTACCCCCCCTTTTAttgcctttttgtttgtttgtttgttttgttccatccatccatccatccatccatccatccatccatccatccatccatccatccatccatccatccatccatccatccatccatccatccatccatccatccatccatccatccatccatccatccatccatccatccatccatccatccatccatccatccatccatccatccatccatccatccatccatccatccatccatccatccatccatcgcTGTTTTCCCGCATCCCGACGGTCCCGGATCCCAACGCGCGGGCCCGTGACGTCAcaggccccgcccctcccgcggccccgcccctttCGCGCTGGCGGGAGGCGTGTCCCGCCGCGGCCGCCGTACGCGCGATGTggccggggcgggcgcggctCCACGTCAGCCATCGCCGGAGCGGCAGCGCCGCGGGCTGAGCTCCGCGCCGGGACCGGCCCGACCCCCCCGCCCGGTACGGAGCCGCGCGGCCGGCCCGCCGCGGCCTCGCCGCGCCGCGGGGAACGAGCGGGCGCCGCTTCTCCGCCGGGCGCCGCAAGGCCCGAggcctcggggccccgccggcGCCTTGCCGGTGGCCCCCGGCAGGCCCGGGGTGCGGGCGGCTGTGGGAGGGATCGTGGCGCCGGGGGTCTCGGGCTGGGCGCAGGGGAATGGCAGGGGGGCGCGGGCGTTGAGGGGAGTTTTGCATCGTAGCTTAAAATGCCCGGGTTTGGAGTGGAAGTAGGAACTGGGACGTGGAGGGAGAAACCGCCCCGAGCCGGCTGGAAATCCGCCGGGATTTCTCAGTGAACGTTTTGAACACTCTGTGCGTCAGTGGGCCGGTGCATTCCCCAGGTTTTGGTCCATTAGTGCCCCCGTTCCCGAGGCTCCCCGGGCTTGTAGGTGCGAGCAGGCGTGGCTTTTGTCTTTGGGCTCTGTAAACTCTGCAACTTTCGGTTCCCCCGCGGGCCGAGGTCTGGCTGTGGGTGCTccgtccctggaagtgttccaggccaggctgggt is part of the Passer domesticus isolate bPasDom1 chromosome 6, bPasDom1.hap1, whole genome shotgun sequence genome and harbors:
- the PSMA1 gene encoding proteasome subunit alpha type-1, with product MFRNQYDNDVTVWSPQGRIHQIEYAMEAVKQGSATVGLKSKTHAVLVALKRAQSELAAHQKKILYVDNHIGISIAGLTADARLLCNFMRQECLDSRFVFDRPLPVSRLVSLIGSKTQIPTQRYGRRPYGVGLLIAGYDDMGPHIFQTCPSANYFDCKAMSIGARSQSARTYLERHMTEFTECNLNELVKHGLRALRETLPAEQDLTTKNVSIGIVGKDMEFTIYDDDDVAPFLEGLEERPQRKPVPPVEETVEKAEEPMEH